Sequence from the Equus asinus isolate D_3611 breed Donkey chromosome 5, EquAss-T2T_v2, whole genome shotgun sequence genome:
ATATTAGGGATAGGTTAAAACATTCATGTGATAGTGAGAGACTGGAGGGAAGTGGGAGAAGGCCTCTTTGAATAGGAgccatttgagctgagacctgaatgataaGAATAATCCAGCCTTGTAAAGATCTAGGCATAGGAAACAACACGTGCAAAGAACCTGAAGTGGAATTAATTGTGATCgttccagaaataggaaaaaaaaaagtagtgatcAAGCAGAGTGGTgggaatgaggtgggagagggaggagatggAGCCAGagaacttgctgatggattgTATGTGGTTATGGGGGAAAGAGTAGCGGGTGGTTGTTGGtggtgaggaaaaaaaagagtcaagGGCGACTTACAGGTTTGGCTTGAGGACCAGGGTGGATGGTGATGCCTGTTACCAAGATGGCAGAGACTGAGAGAGGAAAGGTTTTTGAGGGGTGGAAATCAAGCTATGTTCTCTAAGCAAGAAGGTTCAGTAAGCAGTTCTATGTGTGGGTCTGGAACTCAAAGGAGCTGGTAGGACTAGGCAAGGGGAGCTCCTGCCCCCTTGGTGTGTCAGCAGAGACCTTCACAAATGTGGTGTTGGTGTTAGCAGGTGAGCCTGATACTTGCAGCTAATTTATAAGGGGGAAGGGAAATTGAGATAAAATCCTGTGTGTCCCATGCTCTGAAAAGGTCCccagccaaaaagaaaaacaagtcctCAGGGAGAAGAAGCAAGTCTCCTCGGAGTAAGAGAAGCCGAAGCCCTCACCACTCAATGGTCAAAGTGAAGCAGGTAAGTGGATTGAGATGTTTTGATACTGGGTCCGAATCTGGAGCCTCTTCCCCTCCTAGCTGGAGTGTCGTGTACCTGTACCTGCAGTGGGCTTTTCTAAAAACTGgttttaggtattttttttttctgcttgctttttgttttgaggTAGTTGTCAATTCACACGCAGTTGTAAGAAATCATACAGAAGTGTACTCTTCACCCTGTTTCTACAATGGTAACATCTTACCGAagtatagtacaatatcaaaccAGAATATTGACATCAACACAGAACACTTCCATCGCCACAAGGATCTCTCCTGTTGTCCTTTATAGTCACATCCACTTCCCTCCCACCCGTACCCCTCCACTCTTGGCAGCttctaatctgttctccatttccataattttgtcacttcaagaatgttatgtaaatggaatcatacagtaggtaaCCCTTAGGGTTTGGCTTTTTTTACTCAGCGCAATTCTTTGGAGAGTCTTTCAGGTTGTTGCATCTATcagtgttcattcttttttattgctgagtggtattcaaTGGTATGGATTTAACAGTTTGTGAATTAACAAACATCTGAGTTGTTGCCCGGTTTTCACTGTTATGCGTAAGGCTGCtacataaacatttgtgtacaggtttttgtgtgaacataagttttcatttctctggaataaatgtccagaagtgcaattgctggatcatctggtagttgcatatttaatttttttaagaacttGCCAACCTGTTTTCCAGAGAGGCTGTATTAGTTTGCAAGGATTTCCATAACAAATACCGCAGATTGgatgccttaaacaacagaaacttatttctcacagtttcagAGACTGGCAGTCGAAGACCACGGTGTCAGCAGATTTGGTtccccctgaggcctctctccttctcctctctcctcctgtgtgtcctcacacagccttCCGTCTGTGTGCTCATGTCCCTGgggtctcttcctcctcttctaaggacaccagtcacactggaCTAGGCCCTCACtctcattttaacttcatcagtcctttaaagaccttatctccaaacaATGGTTATATTCTGAGGTTTGGGGGTTGGgattcaacataggaattttgtggAACATAGAGAATTTGATCCATAACAGTGGCTATaccttttacattcccacctggAATGCATGAATgatccaatttctctgcatcctcactagCATTAGTATTGGCACTGTTTTTTATTAGCcgttctgataggtgtgtagtgctatctcattgtgactttaatttgcatttccctggtggttATTGTGGTTGAACATCTTGtcctgtgcttatttgccatgtgtgtatCCTCTCAGAGGAAATGTGTCTTCGtgtcttttgcctgttttctagTTGGATTAAGAGTTCTTTGTAGAGTCCAGGTACTAGGCCTTTTTGGGtgtgtggtttgtaaatattttattccagtcTGTaccttgtctttttattctcttaacagggTTTTtctcagagcaaaagttttttaattttgatgaagtccagcttatccctttttccttttctggactgtgctttttggtgtcatgtctaagaacttTTTGCCTCGCTGCCCTAGATCCCGAAGATatgttttttccttaaagttttaCTTTTAAGTCCATGATCTATTTGAGTTCGTTGGGCTAAACCTCATGAGCCTTAGGTCGAAGTTtattttttggcttctgaatatccacttgctccagcaccatttttcCTTGCTTGAATtgcttttgcttctttgtcagGAATCGTTTGGGcgtgtgtgtgggtttatttctgggttctctgttctgttccattgatctgtctgtcatTCTGCCGATACCACACAATCTTGATTACTCTGGCTATATAAGTTGTCTTAAATCAGATAGActgatttttctcactttcttcttttttaaaattgttttagagCAATCTTGTctgtatctatttaaaaaaaaaaaccttgctaGAATTTTGGTAGGAATTGTGTTAAACCTGAATTTTGGAGAGAATTGGCTTTCTGATTATGTTGAGTCTTCCACTCCGTGAACACTGTGTGTCTccgtttatttagatctttgatttctttcatcagcatttgtAGTTTTCCTGGACGTGTTTTCTAAGACTTACACTcgtttggttgggtttttttggaATGAttataattgatattttaaatttcgctatccacatgttcattgctagtatatagaaatagaattgattttcatgtgtttatcttATATTCTTTGACCTTACGAACTCATTTATTCTAGGAGATTTTTTGTAGATTACTCAGGATTTTCTGCATAGAGTCATATCTGCAActagggacagttttatttcttctttacaatccgtatgcattttatttccttccttgttgcactggctgggacttccagcaCTGTGttcaataagagtggtgagagcagacaccCTTGCCTTGTCCTCAGTCTTGAGAGACAAGCATTCagacttctttttaaagaaactcttATGTtacaaataccagcagggtcacccatggtgcacaggttcagtggagcttccagactaagacaggaagaaggacctggccacccacttctgaaaaaaactgGCTATGGAAACCTacgaatagcagtggagcattgtctgatacagtgccggaaagtgagaggatggcacaaaaagaccaagcagggttacgctctgctgtccacagggttgctaggagttggaattgactctcTGGCACTAACAGCTGTGTTTCAAAATGCCAACAGAGACACTGGCTTTAAGAAAAGGGATTTTCCTATGAATTTGAGAGACTGTAGGCCAACTTTCTACTACCTTGAAGATGTAAAGCCAGACAGTCTTGAGGGTCTGTCACATGAGTTGGTCAGGCACTGCTTTGGCTATCTCAGAATTCACCCCCTGGAACCACAGCACCCAGATTGAGCATCTCAGACCACTtggagttgtttgtttgtttatgtacaACTTGCAGCTGTTTTCCTCTGGTTTCTAAATCAGCATTTTACAATGACTCCTGGGGCCTTTAGCATGGAACTTTtctgtgattattattattttaaagtgttttggTTTGCTAACTTCCCTCCTGACCCCAAATTATGTCTTTAAACGCTGATTTCTGTGTATTAATTAGCTAGAAACTTGGAAATGGCTCTCAAGCAAAAGGGCTTGACAGGCAGTTGAAATGAAGTGACTTTCACGTGGATCGTAGGAGTGCACGCAGCCTCTGACTGAAGCATGACTTGTGCTGGCAGGTGTTCTCTTCTCCACCCCCGCATTGCCGCTTAAAAAGATTGATTGATTGCATGCTCATTGTGATAACACGGaagtatgtaaaataaaaagtgagagtATGGTGTGTGTAGTATATGGTTACTCCTCTCATTATCCCCCACATCGCACCCCTACCCCCAAACAAAGAATCACCTCACTCCCCAGAGGTAACCATTTTAATAGTTTGATATTTCTACTTCAAGGCTCTATTATACTTatgttctcttcttttcctttatgttttggggtgtgtgtgtgtgtgcgtgtgtgtttatatgtattcCATACAaagattttagtttaaaaaaagccATGTTATATGTAGTATCCCACTTGACTTAGCAATGATTGAGAGAGTATATTGGAATCTTGGTTATTTTGTGTTATCTGATTATTtagtttgtcattttctctccatAGTTTTTACTCATTTTGCTTGGCATACGCTTATTtaaaatgaagactgagaattgGCTGTTGGGTTTAGTGATGTAGAAGTCATTGGTGACCTTGACCGGCAATTTTAGTGGAGTAATAAGAGTGAAACTTAACTGGTGGGTTCAAAAGAAGATGGGAGAAGAATTGGAGGCTGGTTTAAAAAAACCTAACTCTTTTGAGGAGTTTTACTGCAAAGAGGAGTGAAGGTATAGAGTAGAGGCTGCCTTGGGAAATGGAGTCTAGAGAAGAGCAGATTCCTGTGCTGATGGGAATGATCCAGTAGAGAAGGGAGACTCTCGATGAGAGGGGATGGGATCGAGCTGCCAGTGTAGGAATTAGCTTTAGATAGACGCACAGTTAGTTCACTCAAGGTGACGGGAAAGGAAGGCAGAGTATATGGGTGTAGGTACTGGTAGGTGGGGAGGTGTCACTCACTTCTGACTGAGTGAATAAGGAATGGGGAGACCATGTAGGAgatttgaggagagagaaggggtgaAACTGGGAGAATGAATGGATCGGGGAATGTAGGGTGGTTGCTGGGTGTCATGGGACCAGTCAGAATGGTGTTTTTTTGCTCcaggcatttttatttgcttcattctcattgtggttttgccaGGAGCGTGCAACAAAATGGCATAGGGGCAAGGGATTTGAATGTGTCTGCAAGGGAGCAGTCATGCCGCTTGACCGTGAAACTTAAATTagacaggaagggagagaggcctgCAAGAGGGTGAGGGACTGTGCAAAGGTAGTCGGATCAAAGGCTTGGATGTTTTATTGGGATAAGGATTGTGAGAATTGGGGAAATATGGGCTGGAAAGGGGGCCAGAAAGAGGATTGCTTGAGACTGAAATTAGAGAGGGGTTGCAGTTACTAGAAACAAAAAGGTCTGAGCATAAGTGTGGGAGTGAGTGGTTGAGGTGAAGGGAGGAGACAAATAACATCCCTGGAAGAGAGGAATTCAAAGGACAGAGAGGCCAGCACAGTAAGGGCCACCTATGTGTTACTGAAATCACCAAGAGTAATGTTGGAGAGAGTGACTTGAGCTAGAAGTACAATTGGCAAGAAGTGAGGGGACATGATTGAGGGAAATGAAAGTAATGGGTCATAATGGTCTTAGGGGTGATTGAGAGCTGgggttttctagggagagaggaGAGCTTGGGGAGTATTTTAGAACTGGcagtgagaaggaaggaggatgcCTGCCTTATGTCCAGACCCAGAGAtgatgggggctgggggagtCTGGGGAAAAAACTGCTCCCGCTGAGAGAGCTGCAGGGCAGCAGTGTGCTAGGGCAGAGAGCGTTCTGTCAGAGCACAGGGGAAGGGAACGCACAGAGACAACGTTAAGGATGTAGATTTCACTGAGCTTTCCATTCCAGGGGGCCTCATAAAATGGTTTCAGGAGTTGAAGTAGGGTGGGATTTGGGGACAATAGTGGATGTACAATGCCGTATGGAGATTAGAATACAAAGGAGGTGGGGGTGATGGCTGGAGTCTGTGGCTTCTTATAGTGACTCCTCTAATCAGGGATAAAGGGTATAATGAGATTAGTCCTGGTGAACTCAAGGCAGATGGTGGTGGCAAGCTTGTGAATATCTGACAGTAGGAGGGATGGGGGTCTGAGGCTCCCTCTGGATGCTTGTCTTTGCAGACTAGGAAATCTAGGAAAACTGAGTCCTGCTCGGAGCAAGCAGGCCCCCACTTGACCCCTGGCATGTCAAGGAGAAGGCTTGGTGGGGGAGGGTGTCTCAGTCCCAGTGCTCAGTGTTCCCTCTGTACCCCTTTCCAGAAAGGGCGGCCTTGCGCATAGTGTCCTGGGCTCCCTCTTGAACTCTGATGCTTTGGTTATTAAGGATAAATTTATTTCGTGTGTTCATTAGATATTTATTCCTTCTGAAAACTGCTTTTgaagatcctttgctcatttttctgttggattgtttttcttattgatttattttcttattgatatattaatatatgttatatgttGCAAACATTTTCTACCAGGCTAATTTTCAGTGCTGTCTTTTTCAGTATTGAAACCATggtctatttttccattttgtcagATCTTTAAAAAGTAACTATTAGTACATTTTCACAGGTTTCTTCTTATATGTCCTGCATATTTCTTAAGTGTATTCGTAGGTAGTGAATAGTTTTTGTTACTGTCGAGATGAGCTCTTTTAAAACTCCTGTTACACTTTCACTTTGGGCATAAGAGACAGCTAgcttttttctttgcatattgGTCTCATACATGACTGCTTAACTCTCTTTGTTACTTCTGTTTTCTGTCTGTGCTTCCAAGTTTGCCTGTAGGCGCTTGTTTCTAGGGCTCAGCACACGGGCTTGCACAGTCAGAGCTCTGGTTGGGCAGCAGCATGGGGTATCTAGACTGCGTGGCCTTGCAAGGGAACATAACCACCACTGATGACCTTGTTTCTGTGGGACGTTTTGCTCTGAATGCCAAAGTCCACATTACAAACGACTTTTTGAACGCAGCTTGTTCATAGATCGTGGACTGCCTTTAGTTGACtgagtctctttgaatttcaGGAACGTGAGGATCATCCCCGGAGAGGCCGGGAGGACCGGCCACACCGGGAACCTTCAGGACAGGAACACAGGCGAGCTAGGAACAGCGACCGAGACAGACACAGGGGCCACTCCCACCAGAGGAGAACCTCGAACGAGAGGCCTGGGAGTGGGCCGGCTCAGGGACGGGATCGAGACCCTCAGAACCTTCAGGCTCAGGAAGCAGAGCGGGAGTTTCATAACGCCCGGCGGCGGGAGCATCGCCAGAAGAATGAAGTCAGTGCTGGTGGTCTTGAGTCTCAGGAGTTGGTTCCTCGACCTAGTGGCAACAACAAAGACAAAGAGGTGCCTGTTAAAGAAAAGCCAAGCTTTGAACTTTCGGGGGCGCTTCTCGAGGACACCAACACTTTCCGGGGCGTAGTCATTAAATATAGCGAGCCCCCAGAAGCACGTATCCCAAAAAAACGGTGGCGTCTCTACCCCTTTAAAAATGATGAGGTGCTTCCAGTCATGTACATCCATCGACAGAGCGCTTACCTCCTGGGCCGACACCGCCGCATTGCAGACATTCCAATCGATCATCCTTCTTGTTCAAAGCAGCACGCAGTCTTTCAGTATCGGTGAGTTACATTTGCAGAAAGAAACTGAAGTGCAAACAGGAAGCTGAATGTCTCAGTTAGGATGACTGAggtttgtgtgcatgtgcgtgcagAAGAATCCCCTACCCCCCGTGTCTACTATTAGTCTTAAGTATTCTTATTAACCCAACTGCCCCTTGAATAATCACTTACATCTGCATAAGAGCAGTGAACTTGGTGTCAGAAATCCAGATTCTGAATCCCGCCACTGCCACTTACCAGGTGTTTGACCTGGGGCACGagccactctgggcctcagtttctaccCACCTCATGGGGCTCTTATGAGGGTTAAATGGAAATATAACTGAGAATGCCTGGCACGTGTGTTAGCTGAATCTGTATCTTGACAGTTTGCCTAGTACGTCTGTTATTGTTTGATCCGTGAGGAGGATAGGACAAGTGTTAacatccccatttgacagatgagaagactgaagcTCAGCAAATCAATGATCACCATAGTAGAATTCTGGCTTGAATCCAGCTCCCGTGACTCTGAAGTCCAGATCTACTCCTTTATTCCCACTGGGACAGGAGctaaattatattgaaatataggTGAAAGAAGCATTATATTGATGataaacaacacaaaaaatgtattttcttaaccATAGCAAGAGGCCTTTGGATCCTGCGTTTTAAGCTTCTGATCTGCCGTGAACTCCCCGCTCCCCCACCAGCGACCAGTTCTCACCGTTTCTACTAAGTATATTTAACTTGCTCCCAATTTCCAGGTCATGCCTTACCCTTGATTTCCTAGAGTTTGAACTTGACCTGTGCTCAAGCCAGGTCTGCCTCATGCAGGCTGTGTTGGCAGAGAGGTGGATGCTCTGAGGCAGTTTGCTCAgctctctctcccctttgtcTCTGCCAGGCTTGTGGAGTACACCCGTGCCGATGGGACGGTCGGCCGCAGAGTGAAGCCCTACATCATCGACCTTGGCTCGGGCAATGGGACGTTTTTGAACAACAAGCGCATTGAGCCGCAGAGATACTACGAACTGAAGGAAAAGGATGTCCTTAAATTT
This genomic interval carries:
- the SNIP1 gene encoding smad nuclear-interacting protein 1, which translates into the protein MKEVKSERERGSRRRHRDGDVVAAAAAVVVKQERLSPEAAPPAHRRPDSAGGSPSPPAGEPGRPGHRGNRARGGSRSPAKKKNKSSGRRSKSPRSKRSRSPHHSMVKVKQEREDHPRRGREDRPHREPSGQEHRRARNSDRDRHRGHSHQRRTSNERPGSGPAQGRDRDPQNLQAQEAEREFHNARRREHRQKNEVSAGGLESQELVPRPSGNNKDKEVPVKEKPSFELSGALLEDTNTFRGVVIKYSEPPEARIPKKRWRLYPFKNDEVLPVMYIHRQSAYLLGRHRRIADIPIDHPSCSKQHAVFQYRLVEYTRADGTVGRRVKPYIIDLGSGNGTFLNNKRIEPQRYYELKEKDVLKFGFSSREYVLLHESSDTSEVDRKEDEDDEEEEEVSDS